A window of the Alphaproteobacteria bacterium genome harbors these coding sequences:
- a CDS encoding cold-shock protein codes for MTTGTVKWFNPNKGYGFIEPEDGSKDAFVHISAVERAGLSSLNEGQKVSYELQPGQNGKSSAENLSLVD; via the coding sequence ATGACTACCGGTACCGTCAAATGGTTCAACCCGAACAAGGGTTACGGGTTCATCGAGCCGGAAGATGGCTCGAAAGACGCCTTCGTGCATATTTCGGCCGTCGAGCGCGCTGGATTGAGCTCGCTCAACGAAGGCCAGAAGGTCTCGTACGAGCTTCAGCCCGGGCAGAACGGCAAATCTTCGGCCGAGAACCTTTCTCTGGTCGACTAG
- the phnE gene encoding phosphonate ABC transporter, permease protein PhnE — protein MTASEQAVRQPDIWRKYSPGESLARYAWFLGAVFILVWSLRHLDINWAYFIDAHIQAADLMVRMYPPDWQHFDYILDPLLETIHIATLGTAVTVIISLPVAFIAARNTTFNGFTWALGRFILVASRSINTVVWALIFVAIFGPGAMAGIWAIAARSIGFTGKLIAEAIEEIDHGAVEAIEATGASRLKVLLIGVLPQVLPVIYGTVVYRWDINIRESTVLGFVGAGGIGIELYSSINQFLWREVALMFIAIFAVVVISEFVSATVRAKIT, from the coding sequence ATGACGGCCTCCGAGCAGGCCGTCCGCCAGCCCGATATCTGGCGCAAGTATTCGCCCGGCGAATCCTTGGCGCGCTACGCCTGGTTCCTGGGCGCCGTCTTCATCCTGGTCTGGTCGCTCAGGCATCTCGACATCAACTGGGCCTACTTCATCGACGCCCATATTCAGGCGGCCGATCTAATGGTTCGCATGTATCCGCCCGACTGGCAGCACTTCGACTACATCCTCGACCCCTTGCTGGAGACCATCCACATCGCCACCCTGGGCACGGCGGTGACCGTCATCATTTCGCTGCCGGTGGCCTTCATCGCGGCGCGCAACACGACATTTAACGGCTTCACCTGGGCCCTTGGGCGTTTCATCCTGGTGGCGTCGCGTTCCATCAATACGGTGGTCTGGGCGTTGATTTTCGTGGCCATCTTCGGGCCCGGCGCGATGGCCGGCATCTGGGCCATCGCGGCGCGCTCCATCGGCTTCACGGGCAAGTTGATCGCCGAGGCCATCGAGGAAATCGACCATGGCGCCGTCGAGGCCATTGAGGCCACCGGGGCCTCGCGCCTGAAGGTTCTGCTGATCGGCGTGCTGCCCCAGGTGCTGCCGGTGATCTACGGCACCGTGGTCTACCGTTGGGACATCAACATCCGGGAATCGACGGTGCTCGGTTTCGTCGGCGCCGGCGGCATCGGCATCGAGCTTTATTCCTCGATCAACCAGTTCCTCTGGCGCGAGGTGGCGTTGATGTTCATCGCCATCTTTGCCGTCGTGGTGATCAGCGAGTTCGTCTCGGCCACCGTGCGCGCCAAAATCACCTGA
- a CDS encoding hydantoinase B/oxoprolinase family protein translates to MTASELSPRDEAILSQAFLAIANEMGAKLVRSAHSTIVREAQDASTAIMDAGGAVVAQAELIPMQLGSISYTFGPCAEVTPIAELREGDFYITNDPYQGGQHLPDVFIFSPIFVDGELIGFASSVAHHIDLGGGAPGLNPDAGDVHQEGIIIPPSRYNVGHDWNGGPLERLLAANIRLPDQTIGDFNAQFAANSIGIERLKELCRKHGTARIRQAMQAMQDYSERRIRAAIAAAPDGTYLGEDSMDDDGLGSGPLTVKARVTISGSDIEVDFAGTCDQVKSNINNPFASTVASAVSCIKSVMTSADIPYNDGCAKAIRVTAPYGSVLNPKPPAPVRARLLPSYRVFDAVMKALAQAMPDRVIASGYDTTTIACLSRLGPAGYSIYLEVFGGGYGAGPHNDGCDGVDSPLSNCSNIPIEAMDMGFDFFRVRDYSLVPDSGGAGRQRGGLAFRRIYEILADEVIFATYADRFKIQPQGLFGGQPGALAQTAVERDGQCLQLNSKQSLKLEKGDLLIMHTGGGAGYGPAAERPPQRLESDRADGYVSADPEA, encoded by the coding sequence ATGACCGCCAGCGAGCTTTCGCCGCGCGACGAGGCCATTCTGTCGCAGGCCTTCCTGGCCATTGCCAACGAGATGGGCGCCAAGCTCGTGCGTTCGGCCCATTCGACCATCGTGCGCGAGGCCCAGGACGCCTCGACGGCGATCATGGATGCCGGCGGCGCCGTGGTGGCCCAGGCCGAGCTGATTCCCATGCAACTGGGCTCGATCAGCTACACCTTCGGGCCCTGCGCCGAGGTGACGCCGATTGCTGAGCTGCGTGAGGGTGATTTCTACATCACCAACGATCCCTACCAGGGCGGCCAGCACCTGCCGGATGTCTTTATTTTTTCGCCCATCTTCGTCGACGGCGAACTGATCGGCTTCGCCTCCTCGGTGGCCCACCACATCGATCTGGGCGGCGGCGCCCCCGGCCTCAACCCCGATGCCGGCGACGTGCATCAGGAAGGCATCATCATCCCGCCCAGCCGCTACAACGTCGGCCACGACTGGAACGGCGGGCCGCTGGAACGCCTGCTGGCCGCCAACATTCGCCTGCCCGATCAGACCATCGGCGACTTCAACGCCCAGTTCGCCGCCAACTCGATCGGTATCGAGCGCCTGAAGGAGCTCTGCCGCAAGCACGGCACGGCGCGCATCCGCCAAGCCATGCAGGCCATGCAGGACTATTCCGAACGCCGCATCCGGGCCGCCATCGCCGCCGCCCCCGACGGCACTTACCTGGGCGAAGACTCCATGGACGACGATGGCCTGGGCAGCGGGCCCTTGACCGTCAAGGCCCGGGTAACCATCTCGGGCTCGGACATCGAAGTCGACTTCGCGGGCACCTGCGACCAGGTCAAGTCCAACATAAACAACCCCTTCGCCTCGACCGTGGCCTCGGCGGTTTCCTGCATCAAGTCGGTGATGACCAGCGCCGACATCCCTTACAACGACGGCTGCGCCAAGGCCATCCGGGTGACGGCGCCCTATGGCAGCGTGCTCAACCCCAAGCCGCCGGCGCCGGTGCGGGCCAGGCTGTTGCCCAGCTACCGGGTTTTCGACGCGGTCATGAAGGCCCTGGCCCAAGCCATGCCCGACCGCGTCATCGCCTCGGGCTACGACACCACGACCATAGCCTGCCTCAGCCGCCTGGGCCCGGCCGGCTACAGCATCTACCTCGAGGTTTTCGGCGGCGGCTATGGCGCGGGACCACACAACGACGGCTGCGACGGTGTCGACTCGCCCTTGTCCAATTGTTCCAACATCCCCATCGAGGCCATGGACATGGGATTCGATTTCTTCCGCGTGCGCGATTACAGCCTGGTGCCCGATTCCGGCGGTGCCGGGCGCCAGCGTGGCGGCCTGGCGTTTCGCCGTATCTACGAGATCCTTGCCGACGAGGTCATCTTCGCCACCTACGCCGATCGCTTCAAAATCCAGCCTCAAGGCCTTTTCGGCGGCCAACCGGGAGCGCTCGCCCAGACCGCCGTCGAGCGCGACGGCCAATGCCTGCAGCTCAACTCCAAGCAAAGCCTCAAGCTCGAGAAGGGTGATCTCCTGATCATGCACACCGGTGGCGGTGCCGGCTACGGCCCGGCCGCCGAACGCCCGCCCCAACGCCTCGAGAGTGACCGCGCAGACGGCTACGTCAGCGCCGATCCCGAAGCTTGA
- a CDS encoding hydantoinase/oxoprolinase family protein translates to MMRVGVEVGGTFTDLVLVDGAGVRVEKVPSTPHQPDLGAMQALAAAEVDFGRLEDLVHGSTVATNAVLERKGAKVCLVVSRGTRDVLFLQRHTRRHIYDLFYRKPQPVLRRRDVVEVAERLTADGSVVEALDEAEAEALLREKLAGGYAAVAICLLNSYVNPRHEERLAALVRQIDPSLSVTCSAHVCREFREYERCSTAALAAYVQPVVASYLGRFSASLEAAGYQGRFSIMQSNGGHLPAAAIGQNAITCLYSGPAAGVIGAARQAAKSDFEKVITLDMGGTSTDVSLVEGGVPELAGMTEIDGLPIKTPVIDIATVGAGGGSLVWLDDGAMLRVGPQSAGADPGPASYGRGGSQPTITDAHLVRGTIRAASFLEGRMALDEAAARAALEPLAEAFGMALEEAADSAVQIAEANIVRAVQRVSTERGKDPRDYALVAFGGAGPMIGARVAEELGMRAVVVPPHAGVLSAWGLLTSDYGHYESRTHRVLLDGAATGTDSAMAECRRILAELQAAAAGYLAEHGVAGGPAYAASLDMRYVGQAFEISVPVDLEAIADMPQAELQAAFEECHRQVFEFDKGHGGLCEIITLRVGVAVPPAALPQAAPPGGSGRPAESVRLFERGVWLDCPCRQRHDVDQAQGPALIEDGTSTIFLPPGWIAASDAAGNLVLEQRESP, encoded by the coding sequence ATGATGCGTGTAGGTGTCGAGGTGGGGGGAACCTTTACCGATTTGGTGCTGGTCGACGGGGCCGGCGTGCGCGTCGAGAAGGTGCCCAGCACGCCGCACCAGCCCGACCTCGGCGCCATGCAGGCGCTGGCCGCGGCCGAGGTCGATTTTGGCCGGCTCGAGGATCTCGTGCACGGCTCAACGGTGGCCACCAACGCGGTGCTGGAACGCAAGGGGGCCAAGGTCTGCCTGGTGGTCAGCCGGGGCACCCGCGACGTGCTCTTTTTGCAGCGCCACACGCGGCGTCACATCTATGACCTTTTCTACCGAAAGCCCCAACCGGTGCTGCGGCGGCGCGACGTGGTCGAGGTCGCGGAACGGCTGACCGCCGACGGCTCGGTGGTCGAGGCGCTGGACGAGGCGGAAGCCGAGGCGCTGTTGCGGGAGAAACTCGCGGGCGGCTACGCGGCCGTGGCGATTTGCTTGCTCAACAGCTACGTCAACCCCCGGCACGAGGAGCGCCTGGCGGCGCTGGTGCGCCAGATCGACCCCAGCCTCAGCGTCACCTGTTCGGCCCACGTCTGCCGCGAGTTCCGCGAATACGAACGCTGCTCGACGGCCGCTCTGGCGGCCTACGTGCAGCCCGTGGTGGCGAGCTACCTGGGGCGTTTTTCGGCCTCCCTCGAGGCCGCCGGCTACCAGGGCCGCTTCAGCATCATGCAATCGAACGGCGGCCACCTGCCGGCCGCGGCCATCGGTCAGAACGCCATCACGTGTCTCTATTCCGGGCCCGCCGCCGGCGTCATCGGGGCCGCCCGCCAGGCCGCCAAGTCGGACTTCGAGAAAGTCATAACCCTGGACATGGGCGGCACCAGCACCGACGTCTCGCTGGTCGAGGGCGGGGTTCCGGAACTTGCCGGCATGACCGAGATCGACGGCCTGCCCATCAAGACGCCGGTCATCGATATCGCCACGGTGGGCGCCGGCGGCGGCTCGCTGGTCTGGCTCGACGACGGTGCCATGTTGCGCGTCGGGCCGCAGTCGGCCGGCGCCGATCCGGGTCCCGCCAGCTATGGCCGCGGCGGCAGCCAGCCGACCATCACCGACGCCCATCTGGTACGCGGCACGATCCGCGCCGCCTCCTTCCTCGAGGGCCGCATGGCGCTCGACGAGGCGGCGGCCCGGGCGGCGCTGGAGCCGCTGGCCGAGGCCTTCGGCATGGCTCTCGAGGAAGCCGCCGACAGCGCCGTGCAGATCGCCGAGGCCAACATCGTGCGGGCCGTGCAGCGCGTCTCCACCGAACGCGGCAAGGACCCTCGCGACTACGCCCTGGTGGCCTTCGGCGGGGCCGGGCCGATGATCGGCGCCCGGGTGGCCGAGGAGCTGGGCATGAGGGCCGTGGTGGTGCCGCCGCACGCCGGCGTGCTATCGGCCTGGGGCTTGTTGACCTCGGACTATGGCCATTACGAGAGCCGGACCCACCGGGTCCTTTTAGATGGTGCTGCTACGGGCACTGATTCTGCCATGGCTGAGTGCCGCCGTATTTTGGCCGAACTGCAGGCCGCTGCCGCCGGCTATTTGGCTGAGCATGGCGTCGCCGGCGGCCCGGCCTATGCCGCCAGCCTCGACATGCGCTACGTCGGCCAGGCCTTCGAGATTTCGGTCCCGGTCGATCTCGAGGCCATCGCGGACATGCCCCAGGCCGAGCTGCAAGCCGCCTTCGAGGAATGCCACCGCCAGGTCTTTGAATTCGACAAGGGCCACGGCGGGCTTTGCGAAATCATCACGCTGCGTGTCGGCGTCGCCGTGCCGCCGGCCGCCCTGCCGCAGGCGGCGCCCCCAGGGGGCAGCGGCCGGCCCGCGGAATCGGTCCGGCTTTTCGAGCGCGGCGTCTGGCTCGATTGCCCCTGCCGCCAGCGGCACGACGTGGATCAGGCCCAGGGGCCGGCGCTGATCGAGGACGGCACCTCGACCATCTTTCTGCCGCCGGGCTGGATCGCCGCCAGCGACGCCGCCGGCAATCTTGTGCTCGAGCAAAGGGAATCCCCATGA
- a CDS encoding phenylalanine--tRNA ligase beta subunit-related protein produces MSGSRISPPATIPPTTIAADYAAWGIEISLGCLTATVAVGEGGAGLDAAMAAVLEAAPDGIAGLPAIAATRRAYKAGGKDPSRYRPSAEALLRRLRQGKGLYRVNNVVDVTNMVSIASGFSIGMYDQARLDGPLTLRPAAEGETYAAIGRGPINLAGLPVLCDAAGPFGCPTSDSERTAINTGTTAILMVIFDFGVAHELPAALGQAVAWIAEHCAGRDIEECLL; encoded by the coding sequence ATGTCCGGTTCAAGAATTTCACCGCCGGCAACCATCCCGCCCACAACCATCGCCGCCGACTATGCGGCCTGGGGAATAGAGATCTCCTTGGGCTGCCTGACGGCCACGGTAGCTGTGGGCGAGGGCGGGGCGGGGCTGGATGCGGCCATGGCGGCGGTGCTGGAGGCGGCGCCCGACGGCATCGCCGGGCTGCCCGCCATCGCGGCGACGCGCCGCGCCTACAAGGCAGGGGGCAAGGATCCCAGCCGCTACCGGCCCTCGGCAGAAGCCTTGCTGCGCAGGCTGCGCCAGGGCAAAGGGCTCTATCGCGTTAACAACGTCGTCGATGTCACCAACATGGTCTCGATTGCCAGCGGATTCTCTATCGGTATGTACGATCAGGCGCGGCTGGACGGGCCGCTGACGCTGCGCCCGGCCGCCGAGGGCGAAACCTACGCCGCCATCGGGCGGGGGCCGATCAATCTGGCCGGGCTGCCGGTGCTGTGCGATGCTGCGGGGCCCTTCGGCTGCCCCACCAGCGACAGCGAGCGCACGGCGATCAACACCGGCACCACGGCCATATTGATGGTGATATTCGATTTCGGTGTGGCGCACGAGCTGCCGGCGGCTCTCGGCCAGGCGGTGGCCTGGATTGCCGAGCACTGCGCCGGCCGCGATATCGAGGAGTGCCTTTTGTGA
- a CDS encoding 3-hydroxyacyl-CoA dehydrogenase NAD-binding domain-containing protein, giving the protein MNEIKNVLVVGSGTMGRGIAQSFLRGGHRVTVLSRDPAKVSGLPSEARLVGEPPDQAPDLILETVVEDLDVKTALYARLESAYGGGPILGTNTSGLSLDALAGGLDHPRRFIGIHYFQPAEALPLVEVIRTTATTDEVFAAVAASLGRNGQRVLEVRKPVKGFLANRLQHAILHEAFSLIEAGVATAEDVDNFAKYLFGPRLSVTGLIEQKDISGLNVTAKTQHNLVPDLDHSGRPGRLLLDKVEAGDFGVSTGQGFYDWRQRDVEAHKSRAADKLARILAIVLEE; this is encoded by the coding sequence GTGAACGAGATCAAGAACGTTCTGGTGGTCGGCTCGGGCACCATGGGGCGCGGTATCGCGCAGTCTTTTTTGCGCGGTGGACACCGGGTGACGGTGCTCAGCCGCGATCCGGCCAAGGTGAGCGGACTGCCGTCCGAGGCCCGGCTGGTCGGCGAGCCACCGGATCAGGCGCCGGATTTGATTCTCGAAACCGTGGTCGAGGACCTCGACGTCAAGACGGCGCTCTATGCCCGGCTAGAGTCCGCCTACGGCGGCGGGCCGATCCTGGGCACCAACACATCGGGGCTTTCGCTCGATGCCCTGGCTGGGGGTCTCGACCATCCCCGGCGCTTCATCGGCATACACTACTTCCAGCCGGCCGAGGCGCTGCCGCTGGTCGAGGTCATTCGCACCACCGCCACCACCGACGAGGTCTTTGCCGCCGTCGCCGCATCTCTGGGGCGCAACGGCCAGCGCGTCTTGGAGGTACGCAAGCCGGTCAAGGGATTCCTCGCCAATCGGCTGCAGCACGCCATTTTGCACGAGGCCTTCAGCCTGATCGAGGCCGGCGTGGCCACGGCCGAGGACGTCGACAATTTTGCCAAGTACCTGTTTGGGCCGCGGCTCTCGGTGACCGGCTTGATCGAACAGAAGGACATCTCCGGCCTCAACGTCACGGCCAAGACGCAGCACAACCTGGTACCCGACCTCGACCATTCGGGGCGGCCGGGCCGGCTGCTTCTGGACAAAGTCGAAGCCGGCGATTTCGGCGTCAGCACGGGCCAGGGTTTTTACGACTGGCGGCAGCGCGACGTCGAGGCGCACAAGAGCCGTGCCGCCGACAAACTGGCACGCATCCTGGCAATCGTGCTGGAGGAATGA